From one Deltaproteobacteria bacterium genomic stretch:
- a CDS encoding SPASM domain-containing protein, producing the protein TRFYSFTLALQKEGRSSTCSLGDPDISSCQIRYNGQMVQCSYAMALPKPNNIFEHGLVGAWQRLPIFKKFLDPERLEGKCGACERKKVCKGGCRALAYLQGRGEWAEDPICPHTPVLQEV; encoded by the coding sequence TGACCCGGTTTTACAGTTTTACCCTGGCACTGCAGAAAGAGGGGCGGTCGAGTACCTGCTCCCTGGGGGACCCGGATATCAGTTCCTGCCAGATCCGTTACAACGGCCAGATGGTCCAGTGCAGCTACGCCATGGCCCTGCCGAAACCGAATAATATCTTCGAGCATGGCCTTGTCGGGGCATGGCAGCGCCTGCCTATATTCAAGAAGTTTCTCGACCCTGAGCGGCTCGAAGGCAAATGCGGCGCCTGTGAAAGAAAAAAGGTCTGCAAAGGAGGATGCCGGGCACTTGCCTATTTACAGGGGCGGGGGGAATGGGCTGAAGATCCGATCTGCCCCCATACACCCGTATTGCAGGAGGTATGA